Proteins found in one Paenibacillus dendritiformis genomic segment:
- a CDS encoding NAD(P)-dependent oxidoreductase yields the protein MKVAVLGLGTMGAPMAANLIRQGFEVTVYNRSAGKADELVAMGARATQSPQEAALNQEIVLTMVSDDQSIEAVYYGEQGLLNSVREGMIVIDSSTISPSLVKRVTADVEARGGTFLDAPVTGSKPAAIAGTLVFMVGGPQEALHKAMPAFEAMGGRIVHVGPNGSGSITKLAHNAIVGINNAALAEGFSMVARAGVDPAAFLEVVRNGSAGSKAAELKGEKIIEGNFDNQFSLKLMLKDLKLASRLTEDMQSPSPMLDAAKSLFQMGQTAGYGEEDLCSVVKMYEQWIGQPIGKSK from the coding sequence ATGAAAGTAGCCGTATTGGGTTTAGGAACGATGGGGGCGCCAATGGCCGCCAATCTGATTCGCCAAGGCTTCGAGGTGACGGTGTACAACCGTTCCGCCGGCAAAGCGGACGAGCTGGTGGCGATGGGTGCCCGTGCAACGCAATCGCCGCAGGAAGCGGCCCTCAATCAGGAAATCGTCTTGACGATGGTAAGCGACGACCAGTCGATTGAAGCGGTCTATTATGGCGAGCAGGGTCTATTGAACAGCGTTCGCGAAGGCATGATCGTGATTGATTCGAGCACCATCTCGCCTTCTCTGGTCAAGCGGGTGACTGCGGATGTGGAAGCTCGCGGGGGAACCTTCCTCGATGCCCCGGTTACGGGGAGCAAGCCAGCCGCGATCGCGGGCACGCTCGTGTTCATGGTCGGCGGGCCGCAGGAGGCGCTCCACAAGGCAATGCCGGCTTTCGAAGCGATGGGAGGCCGAATCGTCCATGTCGGACCGAACGGCAGCGGATCCATTACGAAGCTGGCACATAACGCCATCGTCGGCATCAACAATGCGGCGCTCGCCGAAGGCTTCTCGATGGTGGCGCGCGCAGGCGTCGACCCGGCGGCCTTTCTCGAAGTGGTGCGCAACGGCAGCGCCGGCAGCAAGGCAGCCGAGCTGAAGGGAGAGAAAATTATCGAAGGCAACTTCGACAATCAGTTCTCCTTGAAGCTGATGCTGAAGGATCTGAAGCTCGCTTCCCGTCTCACTGAAGATATGCAATCGCCTTCCCCGATGCTGGATGCGGCCAAGAGCCTGTTCCAGATGGGGCAGACGGCAGGTTATGGCGAAGAGGATTTGTGCTCCGTCGTGAAAATGTACGAGCAGTGGATCGGGCAGCCGATCGGGAAAAGCAAATAA
- a CDS encoding sulfate ABC transporter permease subunit: protein MTDKSASLPVASRHSRPAQLSKTRAAFIGMTYAIFLLLLLAPLAQIGAEAFRGGFSSFAAALTRPEALHAMAMTGAVVIVVTILNTIFGVLFALLLVRGRWLGKRARRLLNSIVDLPFAVSPVIGGFMIVLLLGPNTVLGALFSGMGMPVVYAFPGMVLATLFVTFPMMVREVAPVLQELGTQQEEAASTLGAYDWTIFWKVTWPSIQWAVTYGVVLTIARSLGEFGAVLVVSGNIMNKTQTATTLVYQDVENFNIGSAGSLALVLACVSVVLLLLMEWAKKHKGHKGVD from the coding sequence ATGACAGACAAATCCGCTTCCCTCCCCGTAGCTTCCCGGCATTCGAGACCAGCGCAGTTATCCAAAACGCGCGCCGCCTTCATCGGGATGACGTATGCCATTTTTTTGCTCCTGCTGCTGGCTCCATTGGCCCAGATCGGAGCCGAAGCGTTCCGCGGCGGCTTCTCCTCCTTCGCTGCCGCTCTCACCCGGCCGGAGGCGCTGCATGCGATGGCCATGACCGGAGCCGTTGTTATCGTCGTGACGATACTCAACACGATATTCGGCGTCCTGTTCGCCCTGCTGCTCGTTCGCGGGCGCTGGCTGGGCAAGCGGGCCCGGCGGCTGCTGAACAGCATCGTCGATCTTCCGTTCGCCGTATCGCCTGTCATCGGCGGCTTCATGATCGTACTGCTGCTCGGGCCGAATACCGTGCTCGGCGCCCTGTTCTCCGGGATGGGCATGCCTGTCGTCTATGCTTTCCCCGGAATGGTGCTCGCGACCTTGTTCGTGACGTTCCCGATGATGGTCAGGGAAGTGGCCCCCGTGCTGCAGGAGCTTGGTACGCAGCAGGAAGAGGCGGCTTCGACGCTGGGAGCGTACGACTGGACGATCTTCTGGAAGGTCACTTGGCCGTCCATCCAATGGGCGGTCACGTACGGGGTCGTGCTTACGATTGCCCGTTCGCTGGGTGAATTCGGGGCCGTCCTGGTCGTATCCGGCAACATCATGAATAAGACACAGACGGCGACGACGCTGGTCTACCAGGATGTGGAGAATTTCAATATCGGTTCGGCCGGCAGCCTCGCGCTTGTGTTGGCATGCGTATC
- the tkt gene encoding transketolase, which produces MTVNQAQLDTLSVAAIRTLAIDAIEKAKSGHPGMPMGAAPMGYHLFAKEMTHNPANPTWINRDRFVLSAGHGSMLLYGLLHLSGYDLPMEEIKQFRQWGSKTPGHPEFGHTAGVDATTGPLGQGIAMAVGMAMAEAQMGATYNRDGYSVIDHHTFVICGDGDMMEGVASEAASLAGHLKLGKLIVLYDSNNITLDGEADLSFSENVRQRYEAYGWQTLLVEDGNDLDALARAVAQAKQVGDKPTLIEVKTVIGYGSPNKQGKGGHGGTHGSPLGAEEAKLTKQFYQWEHEDFFVPEEVYQNFEENVKNKGIQANEAWDRMFEQYKQAYPELAAQFETAVKGELPANWDAELPAYTAADKPVSTRVSSGNALNGLAGNVPNLTGGSADLESSTMTHLKGLPVYRPGQYDGRNIYFGVREFAMAAAMNGMALHGGVKVFGGTFFVFTDYLRPAVRLSALMQLPVTYVLTHDSIAVGEDGPTHEPIEQLASVRIIPGLTVIRPADGNETSAAWAYSMENRSNPVVLVLTRQNLPILDTSAERAREGVARGAYVVSDAANGQPQAQIIATGSEVQLAVRAQQALAEEGIHVRVISMPSWDLFEKQTQEYKDSVLLPNVKARLAVEMAHPFGWERYVGDQGDILGISTFGASAPGDRVMAEYGFTVENVVSRVKALL; this is translated from the coding sequence ATGACTGTCAACCAAGCGCAATTGGACACGCTCTCTGTAGCGGCCATCCGAACTTTGGCTATCGATGCGATCGAAAAAGCAAAGTCGGGACATCCGGGAATGCCGATGGGGGCTGCACCGATGGGTTATCATCTGTTCGCGAAAGAGATGACACATAACCCAGCCAATCCGACATGGATTAACCGTGACCGCTTTGTATTGTCCGCGGGCCATGGATCGATGCTGCTGTACGGATTGCTTCATCTGAGCGGCTATGATCTTCCGATGGAAGAAATCAAGCAGTTCCGCCAATGGGGCAGCAAGACGCCGGGGCATCCTGAGTTCGGCCATACAGCAGGGGTAGATGCGACGACCGGTCCGCTGGGCCAAGGTATCGCCATGGCTGTCGGCATGGCAATGGCCGAGGCGCAAATGGGAGCCACTTACAATCGTGACGGTTATTCAGTCATTGACCATCATACCTTCGTCATCTGCGGCGATGGGGACATGATGGAAGGCGTGGCCAGCGAGGCGGCTTCTCTAGCCGGCCATCTGAAATTGGGCAAATTAATCGTTCTGTACGATTCCAATAATATTACGCTGGACGGGGAAGCAGACCTGTCCTTCAGCGAGAATGTGCGCCAGCGCTATGAAGCGTACGGCTGGCAGACGCTGCTGGTCGAGGACGGCAACGATCTCGACGCGCTTGCGCGCGCAGTGGCGCAGGCGAAGCAAGTAGGGGACAAGCCGACGCTCATCGAAGTGAAAACGGTGATCGGCTACGGCAGCCCGAACAAGCAAGGCAAGGGCGGCCATGGCGGCACCCACGGTTCCCCGCTCGGAGCGGAGGAAGCGAAGCTGACGAAGCAATTCTACCAATGGGAGCATGAAGATTTCTTCGTGCCGGAAGAAGTATACCAAAATTTCGAAGAGAATGTGAAGAACAAGGGAATCCAGGCGAACGAAGCTTGGGATCGCATGTTCGAGCAATATAAGCAGGCGTATCCGGAATTGGCCGCTCAGTTCGAGACGGCGGTGAAGGGCGAGCTTCCTGCGAATTGGGATGCGGAATTGCCGGCATATACGGCAGCAGACAAGCCGGTATCGACACGCGTCTCTTCCGGAAATGCGCTGAACGGCTTGGCAGGCAACGTGCCGAACCTGACGGGCGGTTCGGCGGATCTGGAGAGCTCCACGATGACGCATCTCAAAGGCTTGCCGGTATACCGTCCGGGCCAATATGACGGCCGCAACATTTACTTCGGCGTCCGCGAGTTCGCGATGGCGGCGGCCATGAACGGCATGGCGCTGCACGGCGGCGTGAAGGTATTCGGCGGCACCTTCTTCGTGTTCACGGATTACCTCCGTCCGGCGGTTCGCCTCTCTGCCTTGATGCAGCTTCCGGTCACCTACGTGCTGACGCATGACAGCATTGCGGTCGGCGAAGACGGACCGACGCATGAGCCGATCGAACAGCTGGCTTCCGTTCGCATCATTCCGGGCTTGACGGTGATCCGTCCGGCAGACGGCAACGAGACATCGGCTGCCTGGGCGTATTCGATGGAGAACCGTTCGAATCCGGTCGTGCTCGTTCTGACGCGCCAGAATCTGCCGATTCTGGATACGTCGGCAGAGCGTGCGCGCGAAGGCGTGGCCCGCGGCGCGTACGTTGTCAGCGACGCGGCGAACGGCCAGCCGCAGGCGCAAATTATCGCGACGGGCTCCGAAGTGCAACTGGCTGTGCGCGCGCAGCAAGCGCTGGCGGAAGAAGGCATCCACGTTCGCGTCATCAGCATGCCAAGCTGGGATCTGTTCGAGAAGCAGACGCAAGAATACAAGGATTCCGTCCTGCTGCCGAATGTCAAAGCCCGCCTGGCGGTGGAAATGGCTCATCCATTCGGATGGGAACGCTATGTCGGCGATCAAGGCGACATCCTGGGCATCTCGACGTTCGGCGCATCCGCGCCTGGCGACCGTGTCATGGCCGAATACGGCTTCACGGTTGAGAATGTCGTCAGCCGCGTGAAGGCGCTGCTGTAA
- the rarD gene encoding EamA family transporter RarD, which translates to MEQKQSQYVMGVLAAGLSYLIWGFLPLYWKAVGTVPAGEVLAHRIIWSLVFMIFLLLLLGKWKVVAAEIKAICRHKKQAAGVIIASVLISINWLIYIFAVESNHVVEASLGYYINPLFNVFLATFFLKERLNKAEWLSVAIAAAGVLWLTVYYGSFPWAALTLAATFGVYGLIKKKIPVGAWTGLTLETFIMASFALIFLFFFNSGAVPLAEEQLSTVLLLMGAGVVTAVPLLLFAAGTKRISFTLVGFLQYIAPTIMLLLGLFVFHEPFDASQLFAFSLIWVALIIFSWSRSRDMLARRTGEGKLDARKKLQA; encoded by the coding sequence GTGGAACAAAAGCAAAGCCAATATGTGATGGGGGTGCTGGCAGCCGGGCTGTCTTATCTGATCTGGGGCTTTCTGCCGCTGTACTGGAAGGCCGTCGGCACGGTTCCTGCCGGAGAGGTATTGGCGCATCGAATCATATGGTCGCTTGTATTCATGATCTTTCTCTTGCTCCTGCTGGGGAAGTGGAAGGTTGTCGCCGCGGAGATTAAAGCGATCTGCCGGCACAAAAAGCAGGCCGCCGGCGTCATCATCGCCTCCGTGCTCATCAGCATCAATTGGCTCATCTATATTTTTGCGGTAGAAAGCAATCATGTCGTCGAGGCAAGTCTGGGCTATTATATCAATCCGCTGTTCAATGTATTTCTGGCGACCTTCTTCCTGAAGGAGCGCTTGAACAAGGCCGAATGGCTGTCGGTTGCCATCGCGGCGGCCGGCGTGCTGTGGCTGACGGTATACTACGGCAGCTTTCCTTGGGCGGCGCTGACGTTGGCGGCGACCTTCGGCGTGTACGGGCTCATCAAAAAGAAAATTCCGGTTGGCGCCTGGACGGGGTTGACCTTAGAGACCTTCATTATGGCGTCTTTTGCTCTTATCTTCTTGTTCTTTTTCAATTCCGGCGCGGTTCCGTTGGCGGAGGAGCAGCTATCGACCGTGCTGCTGCTGATGGGGGCGGGCGTCGTGACGGCGGTTCCGCTGCTTCTGTTCGCGGCGGGAACGAAGCGCATCTCGTTTACGCTGGTGGGCTTTCTTCAATACATCGCGCCGACGATCATGCTGCTCTTGGGGTTGTTCGTGTTCCATGAACCGTTCGACGCGTCGCAACTGTTCGCGTTCTCCTTGATCTGGGTCGCGCTTATTATTTTTTCCTGGTCCCGGTCAAGAGACATGCTCGCGCGCAGAACGGGCGAGGGGAAGCTTGACGCGCGCAAGAAGCTGCAGGCCTAG
- a CDS encoding YigZ family protein yields the protein MLERYKTVRQFGSKEIVIKKSRFIGYGRPVETEEEAIAFIEEIKRKHWNATHNCSAYMIGERDEIQKASDDGEPSGTAGKPILEVIRNQGLKNTAIVVTRYFGGILLGAGGLIRAYTDGAVAAIEAAEAIEKVLHQEVFVDIDYTWLGKLENELRNKETRMGETQFTDKVTLTCLPVASDADRFVAWITDLTQGQAVIRKGDPTYYIEGE from the coding sequence CTGTTAGAACGTTACAAGACGGTTCGTCAATTCGGGAGCAAGGAGATTGTCATCAAAAAGTCTCGCTTTATCGGATACGGCCGCCCGGTCGAGACCGAGGAAGAGGCAATTGCATTTATAGAGGAGATTAAACGTAAACATTGGAATGCCACGCACAACTGCTCGGCCTATATGATAGGCGAGCGCGACGAGATTCAGAAGGCGTCAGATGACGGCGAACCAAGCGGAACGGCCGGCAAGCCGATCCTGGAAGTCATTCGCAACCAAGGGCTGAAAAATACGGCTATCGTCGTAACCCGGTATTTCGGCGGAATTCTGCTCGGAGCCGGAGGTCTGATTCGGGCCTACACCGATGGTGCCGTTGCCGCTATCGAAGCGGCGGAGGCTATTGAGAAAGTGCTGCATCAGGAAGTGTTCGTTGACATTGATTACACATGGCTTGGCAAATTGGAAAATGAATTGCGTAACAAAGAGACGAGGATGGGAGAGACGCAATTTACCGACAAGGTGACCTTGACGTGCTTGCCCGTGGCGTCGGACGCCGACCGGTTTGTCGCATGGATCACGGATCTCACGCAAGGGCAGGCCGTGATTCGGAAGGGAGATCCTACTTATTACATTGAAGGGGAATAA
- a CDS encoding glucose-6-phosphate isomerase translates to MTKKVHFDYSKALTFVSQHEIDYFKEPIRLAHEQLHNKSGAGTDYLGWIDLPSQYDKEEFARIKEAAARIQSNSDVLIVIGIGGSYLGARAAIEMLGHSFYNMLPKDKRKTPEIYFAGNNISSTYIAHLMELIEGKDFSVNVISKSGTTTEPAIAFRIFREALEKKYGKEEAKKRIFATTDREKGALKKLSTEEGYETFVIPDDVGGRYSVLTAVGLLPIAVAGINIDEMMQGAQAAAEAYSNPDVAQNESYQYAAVRNALYRKGKAIEILVNYEPSLHYVSEWWKQLYGESEGKDNKGIYPAAVDFSTDLHSMGQFIQEGTRNLFETIIQVAEVPHQVTIQEDADDLDGLNFLAGKTMDFVNKKAFEGTMLAHTDGNVPNLIVTIPDMTPYSFGYLVYFFEKACGISGYLLGVNPFDQPGVEAYKKNMFALLGKPGYEAEKAELEARLSR, encoded by the coding sequence ATGACCAAAAAAGTGCACTTTGATTACAGCAAGGCGTTGACATTCGTAAGTCAGCATGAAATTGATTACTTTAAAGAGCCCATTCGCTTGGCGCATGAGCAGCTACATAATAAGAGCGGAGCCGGTACGGATTACCTGGGCTGGATCGACCTCCCTTCCCAATATGACAAGGAAGAATTCGCACGCATCAAGGAAGCGGCGGCCCGGATTCAATCCAACTCCGACGTGCTGATCGTCATCGGCATCGGGGGCTCCTATCTGGGAGCGCGTGCAGCCATCGAGATGCTGGGACATTCCTTCTACAACATGCTGCCGAAGGACAAGCGCAAGACGCCGGAGATTTATTTCGCGGGGAACAACATCAGCTCGACGTATATCGCCCATCTGATGGAACTCATCGAGGGCAAGGATTTCTCCGTCAATGTCATCTCCAAATCCGGCACAACGACAGAGCCGGCGATTGCGTTCCGCATCTTCCGCGAGGCGCTGGAGAAAAAATATGGCAAGGAAGAAGCGAAGAAGCGCATCTTTGCGACGACGGACCGCGAGAAGGGCGCGCTGAAAAAGCTGTCGACCGAGGAAGGCTACGAGACGTTCGTCATTCCGGACGACGTGGGCGGAAGATACTCAGTGTTGACAGCGGTAGGCTTGCTGCCAATCGCAGTAGCCGGCATCAACATCGACGAGATGATGCAAGGGGCGCAAGCCGCGGCGGAAGCGTACAGCAACCCTGATGTGGCGCAGAACGAGAGCTATCAGTATGCGGCCGTCCGCAATGCGCTGTACCGCAAAGGCAAGGCTATCGAGATTCTCGTGAACTATGAGCCGTCCCTGCACTATGTGTCGGAATGGTGGAAGCAGCTGTACGGGGAGAGCGAAGGCAAAGACAACAAAGGAATCTACCCGGCCGCCGTCGACTTCTCCACTGATCTTCACTCGATGGGGCAGTTCATTCAAGAAGGAACGCGGAACCTGTTCGAGACGATTATTCAGGTTGCGGAAGTGCCGCATCAAGTAACGATTCAGGAAGATGCGGACGATTTGGACGGGCTGAACTTCCTGGCCGGCAAGACGATGGACTTCGTCAACAAGAAAGCGTTCGAAGGAACGATGCTTGCGCATACGGATGGCAATGTGCCGAATCTGATTGTTACGATTCCGGACATGACCCCTTACTCCTTCGGTTATTTGGTATACTTCTTTGAAAAGGCATGCGGGATCAGCGGCTACCTGCTTGGCGTCAATCCTTTTGATCAGCCGGGCGTGGAAGCCTATAAGAAAAATATGTTCGCCTTGCTGGGCAAACCAGGCTATGAGGCAGAGAAGGCTGAACTGGAGGCGAGACTGTCCCGCTAA
- the cysT gene encoding sulfate ABC transporter permease subunit CysT: protein MNGVLRHKGAIWGFRSTLLLYVFLLIVLPIGGIYVQSFSGGWQAFGESIAEPLAWHAIALTFRLALIATAINMIIGTMTAWVLHRYRFVGRAWLNSLVDLPFALPTAVGGLMILLLLGPGSLAGQTAEAVGWRLVLAEPAIVVSMVFVTFPFVIRAVQPLLEEADRSEEEASYTLGASRLRTFLRVLLPQMLPGILSGAMLAFSRAMAEFGAVVLVAGNIPSKTLVASVYIFGEIESDNPQGAAVVSVLLLTISFLILWLVGMLQSRRVSP from the coding sequence GTGAATGGTGTCCTGCGGCACAAAGGGGCAATCTGGGGATTCCGCTCGACATTGCTGTTATATGTTTTTCTGCTCATTGTGCTGCCCATCGGCGGGATTTATGTGCAATCGTTCAGCGGAGGCTGGCAGGCATTTGGAGAAAGCATTGCCGAGCCGCTCGCCTGGCATGCCATTGCATTGACGTTCCGGTTGGCGCTGATCGCGACCGCAATCAATATGATCATCGGCACGATGACAGCCTGGGTGCTTCACCGGTACCGGTTCGTGGGAAGAGCATGGCTGAACAGCCTCGTTGATCTGCCGTTTGCGCTGCCGACCGCAGTGGGCGGGCTGATGATTTTGCTTCTGCTCGGTCCGGGCAGCCTGGCGGGCCAGACGGCGGAAGCCGTTGGCTGGCGCCTTGTGCTTGCTGAGCCGGCGATCGTCGTCTCGATGGTCTTTGTGACGTTCCCGTTCGTTATCCGGGCGGTGCAGCCGCTGCTCGAAGAGGCGGATCGCTCCGAAGAGGAAGCATCCTACACGCTCGGCGCGTCACGGCTGCGGACCTTCCTGCGCGTACTGCTGCCTCAGATGCTGCCGGGCATCCTCAGCGGCGCGATGCTCGCCTTCTCCCGGGCGATGGCCGAATTCGGGGCTGTCGTGCTCGTCGCGGGCAACATTCCAAGCAAGACGCTCGTTGCGTCAGTCTATATTTTCGGGGAGATCGAGAGCGACAATCCCCAAGGCGCCGCCGTCGTCTCGGTGCTGCTGCTGACGATCTCGTTCCTCATTCTCTGGCTGGTGGGCATGCTGCAGTCGCGGAGGGTATCGCCATGA
- a CDS encoding TetR/AcrR family transcriptional regulator — translation MPRKAVDQELSRERILEVARHLFVTKGYRAISMRSIGQHLGYSHGSLYYHFKDKAELFYALVREDFNRLERLFERVLNQAPSEGLSKMEQVMLEFVRFGLDHPHHYEIMFMTRDEELLAYARTEQGRCLEMFSTIVRQAMAGNAHSEQERHNIPLSIFLAMHGFISFYIQDQVTYEEIKPAALAHIRFLYRRVLDAAQSA, via the coding sequence ATGCCGAGAAAAGCAGTGGATCAAGAATTGTCGCGAGAGCGAATCTTGGAAGTGGCGCGCCACTTGTTCGTAACCAAAGGGTACCGGGCTATCTCCATGCGAAGCATCGGCCAGCATCTGGGGTACAGCCATGGCTCGCTCTACTATCATTTCAAAGATAAAGCCGAACTGTTCTATGCGCTTGTCCGGGAAGATTTCAATCGGCTCGAACGGCTGTTCGAACGTGTTCTCAACCAGGCTCCTTCCGAAGGATTGTCCAAGATGGAGCAAGTCATGCTGGAGTTCGTCCGGTTCGGTCTGGATCATCCCCACCATTACGAGATTATGTTCATGACGCGAGATGAGGAATTGCTTGCCTATGCACGGACCGAGCAGGGCCGCTGCCTGGAGATGTTCTCGACCATCGTCAGGCAGGCCATGGCAGGCAATGCGCATTCGGAGCAGGAGCGTCATAATATTCCGCTTAGTATATTTTTGGCAATGCACGGATTCATCTCCTTCTACATTCAAGATCAAGTCACCTATGAAGAGATCAAACCGGCTGCCCTGGCCCATATTCGTTTTTTGTACCGGAGGGTATTGGATGCGGCGCAATCGGCGTAG